From Camelina sativa cultivar DH55 chromosome 20, Cs, whole genome shotgun sequence, the proteins below share one genomic window:
- the LOC104770010 gene encoding uncharacterized protein LOC104770010, whose translation MALEWVVLGYAAAAEAIMVILLTMPGLDALRKGLVAVTRNLLKPFLSIIPFCLFLLMDIYWKYETRPSCDGDSCTPSEHLRHQKSIMKSQRNALLIASALVFYWILYSVTKLVVRIEQLNQRVERLKSN comes from the coding sequence GCGGCAGAAGCGATCATGGTGATTCTCTTGACGATGCCTGGACTCGACGCTCTCCGCAAAGGATTGGTTGCTGTGACTCGTAATCTCCTCAAACCTTTCCTCTCGATCATCCCTTTCTGTTTATTCCTTCTTATGGATATCTACTGGAAGTACGAGACGAGACCTTCGTGCGACGGCGATTCGTGTACTCCTTCTGAGCATCTTCGTCACCAGAAATCAATCATGAAGTCTCAGCGTAACGCGCTTTTGATCGCCTCGGCTCTTGTTTTTTACTGGATTCTTTACTCTGTCACGAAATTGGTTGTTAGGATTGAGCAGCTTAACCAGAGAGTTGAGAGGCTCAAGAGCAATTAA
- the LOC104772314 gene encoding probable polygalacturonase At3g15720, whose product MKSLLSLVFLCLFRINKLGFCLAEEARKANNGVGSPGFTSVTSFGAIGDGKTDDTKAFLKAWEAVCKGGSRGNTKILVPQWKTFMLKPLAFVGPCTSSSISFMIKGNLVAPSYTWYAGRYPTWIHFDSINGLVVTGGGTIDGRGSLWWGHVNNRPSAMKFNNCNGLRISNLRHLNSPRSHVGLSCSKNIEVSDLNMTAPGDSPNTDGIDISNCKKVNIHDSVIATGDDCIAINSGSSDINITGIFCGPGHGISVGSLGVNGDFATVEEVRVKNCTFTHTQNGVRIKTYQNGSGYARKISFMDINMVASENPIIIDQSYHNGGTNGGKGKSSNRYQNCHLAKPKSQTGNGKGVKVSDVRYTRIHGSSASDQAITLNCDADLGCVGIVMDNVNMNSATTGHKVFASCKNAHGSFYDSKVTCLKKYYL is encoded by the exons ATGAAATCTTTGTTGTCCTTGgtctttttatgtttgtttcgaATAAACAAATTAGGTTTTTGCTTAGCAGAAGAAGCTCGAAAGGCTAACAACGGAGTTGGAAGCCCTGGATTCACAAGTGTCACTAGTTTCGGAGCTATTGGCGATGGAAAGACCGATGATACTAAG GCTTTTCTTAAGGCATGGGAAGCTGTATGTAAAGGAGGAAGTAGAGGCAATACAAAGATTCTAGTGCCTCAATGGAAAACATTCATGCTTAAGCCTCTTGCATTCGTCGGTCCATGCACCTCTTCCTCTATCTCCTTTATG ATAAAAGGTAATCTTGTGGCACCGAGTTACACTTGGTATGCGGGAAGATACCCAACATGGATTCATTTTGACAGTATCAACGGCCTAGTTGTCACCGGAGGTGGCACCATCGATGGTCGTGGTTCTTTGTGGTGGGGCCACGTTAATAACCGCCCCTCT GCAATGAAGTTCAACAACTGTAATGGTCTTAGGATTTCTAATCTCCGGCACTTGAACAGCCCTCGGAGTCATGTAGGACTAAGTTGTTCAAAGAACATCGAGGTCTCGGATCTAAATATGACTGCACCCGGCGATAGTCCCAACACCGATGGTATTGACATATCAAACTGTAAAAAAGTTAACATACACGACTCAGTGATTGCCACTGGAGATGACTGCATTGCCATTAATAGTGGTTCCTCTGATATCAACATAACCGGCATTTTCTGTGGCCCCGGTCATGGCATCAG TGTAGGAAGCCTTGGAGTAAATGGAGATTTTGCAACCGTTGAAGAAGTGAGGGTAAAAAACTGCACTTTTACACACACTCAGAATGGTGTCCGAATCAAGACATACCAG AACGGATCAGGATATGCTAGGAAAATCTCATTCATGGATATTAACATGGTTGCATCCGAAAACCCTATTATCATCGACCAGAGCTATCACAATGGGGGAACAAATGGAGGAAAGGGCAAGTCATCTAATAGATATCAAAATTGTCATTTGGCAAAACCAAAATCTCAGACCGGTAATGGCAAAGGAGTGAAAGTGAGCGATGTGCGTTACACTAGAATACACGGGTCATCAGCGAGCGATCAAGCTATCACATTGAACTGCGATGCAGACTTGGGATGTGTTGGTATTGTGATGGACAATGTGAATATGAACTCAGCGACAACAGGTCACAAGGTGTTTGCTTCATGCAAAAATGCTCATGGGTCTTTTTATGATTCGAAAGTAACATGTCTTAAAAAGTACTATCTATGA